The genomic window TCCTGCCAGGTATCGGCCTGGTAAACGGGAACGCCCGTCGTCCCGCTCGTCTGCCTGAACTCCGTCACGTCGTCCAGAGGAACACTGAGGATATCCCCGTAGGGAAAGGGCGGATTCTCCTGCACCTGCCTGAGCATCCCCTTGTCCGTTTTTGGAACCTTTGCGATGTCCTCGAAGGTCCTGATGTCGCCGGGCTCCATACCGGCGGCACTATATAGCCTCCGGTAGAAAGGCGAGTTCTCATATGCATACTCCACAATCCTCTTGAACTTCATAAGTTGGAGCTCGCGGAGCCTTTCCCTCGGCATCGTCTCGAGAATCGGGTTCCAGTATGTATTCATCTGATAAGCCATATCGCCGCAACCTCCCTGGTTTTCTTCAATTCCGACCACACAATATGCACTGCGAGCCGGCGGCAGTGCTCTATTCAGGAAAGGGTAGTCCCCCGGCCCGCAATGCGCCGCGTTACTTTATTACGGGTGCGCCTTGAGGTAGTCAAGACAGAACTTCAACGCCTCTTCACCGGGGAGGCCCTTCGCATTGAGCTCCTTCACGTATTCGTCGATGACAGGGCGTACCTTCTTGGCCCACCTTGCGTCCTCCTCCTTCGAGAGGGCGATGAACTTGTTGCCGCGCTGGGTCATGAATTCCCTGCCTTCCCTGTCGATCTCATCCCACAATCTGGCCTGCCTTTCTATCCATTCTTCATTTATGCCTTCTATGATCTTCTGGATATCGGGCGGGAGCGCGTTCCACCTGGACTTATTCATGACAACGAAAAAGGATGTGGTATATGCGGAACCATAGTTTTCAATGGTGTACTTGACCACTTCGCCTATCTTCCATCCCTTCATCGCCTCTATGGGATTGAGGATGCCCTCGACGACACCGGTGCGGAGTGCATCGTAGGATTCAGTCTGGGGCATCGCAACGGGCGATGCTCCGAGGGCGCCGGCAACCTTGGCGCTGAACCCCGTAGAACGCACCTTCATCCCCTTGAGTTCTTCCAGGTTCCTGACGGGTCTTTTCGTGAAAAGTAT from Syntrophorhabdaceae bacterium includes these protein-coding regions:
- a CDS encoding TRAP transporter substrate-binding protein, with protein sequence MNRRSSFCSGAVVCLFLFVLVAGSIPAYAQEKVFTLSFSNFFPVTHKNSLIMADWCKEVEKRTKGRVKITYYSGSVLTPASQTYDGVVKGIADIGESVLSYTRGRFPLTEVIDLPLGYKKAYAATKMINAYIKKFQPKEFDQVKVMYLHAHGPGILFTKRPVRNLEELKGMKVRSTGFSAKVAGALGASPVAMPQTESYDALRTGVVEGILNPIEAMKGWKIGEVVKYTIENYGSAYTTSFFVVMNKSRWNALPPDIQKIIEGINEEWIERQARLWDEIDREGREFMTQRGNKFIALSKEEDARWAKKVRPVIDEYVKELNAKGLPGEEALKFCLDYLKAHP